Proteins encoded together in one Acanthochromis polyacanthus isolate Apoly-LR-REF ecotype Palm Island chromosome 12, KAUST_Apoly_ChrSc, whole genome shotgun sequence window:
- the LOC110967369 gene encoding potassium voltage-gated channel subfamily G member 2-like, translated as MAIIGAGLDEQSFSSDESYNHLFLESEGPTVKGLYFQRGRILRGPKAFRPILDPYRQALINVGGVRYTFLWSTLEEFPKSRLSRLHSCTTLKEVAEFCDDYDSMRHEFFFDRDPFAFRTIFCFLANGKLRVLQDVCSVALHTELLYWGIDLNQMMPCCRHRVVNYVENVAQQQRKENEWRERRKAMRACVVKRSLFYKLGEVVDNPDSGLAGKVFACLSVIMVVVTVLSLCISTMLDDQQEGNRGECLQQCRNMFLVETVCVMWFTLELLVRFFHTQSKLEFIRGPFNITDAAAILPYYISLFLELRDETVHDIVAEGGKSTLDKLGLILRVLRALRVLYVMRLVRHSTGLQTLGLTIQRSFTDFGLLLLFVSVSVALFSPLVHLAESEVAPNAAKLPHLSFSSIPASYWWTIISVTTVGYGDMVPLSTPGQLIALVVILSGILILSFPSTSIFHTFNRTYTELREERKRQHKEKMDAELVTEMEESLKERDTWPDNYSETDLLPGLEDPHYLFMADIKVLAKSTSRQPLISVDQNLK; from the exons ATGGCCATCATCGGTGCTGGTTTAGATGAACAATCATTCAGCAGTGACGAGAGTTACAACCACCTATTTCTAGAGTCAGAGGGCCCCACGGTCAAAGGCTTGTACTTCCAGCGTGGTAGGATTCTCCGAGGACCAAAGGCCTTTCGTCCGATCCTCGATCCCTACAGACAAGCCCTCATCAATGTGGGGGGTGTCAGGTACACCTTCCTCTGGAGCACCCTGGAGGAATTCCCCAAGAGCCGTCTGAGTCGTCTGCACTCCTGCACCACCCTGAAGGAGGTAGCAGAGTTTTGCGATGACTACGACTCAATGCGTCATGAGTTCTTTTTTGACCGTGACCCTTTCGCCTTTCGAACTATCTTCTGCTTCCTGGCGAATGGGAAGCTGAGGGTACTGCAGGATGTCTGCAGCGTAGCGCTGCACACCGAGCTGCTGTACTGGGGTATAGATTTAAACCAGATGATGCCCTGCTGCCGCCATCGTGTGGTGAACTATGTGGAAAATGTGGCCCAGCAACAGCGCAAGGAGAATGAGTGGCGGGAGAGAAGGAAGGCCATGAGGGCATGCGTGGTAAAAAGAAGCCTGTTCTACAAGCTGGGGGAAGTCGTGGATAACCCTGATTCGGGTTTAGCAGGGAAAGTGtttgcctgcctgtctgttatCATGGTAGTGGTCACTGTGCTCAGCCTGTGCATCAGCACCATGTTAGATGACcagcaggaaggaaacagg GGTGAATGCTTGCAGCAGTGCCGCAACATGTTTTTGGTAGAGACAGTTTGTGTGATGTGGTTCACCTTAGAGTTGTTGGTGCGATTTTTCCACACACAAAGCAAGCTGGAGTTCATTCGAGGTCCTTTCAACATCACTGATGCGGCCGCCATCTTGCCCTACTATATCTCGCTGTTTCTGGAGCTCAGGGACGAGACAGTGCACGATATTGTTGCAGAAGGAGGGAAGAGCACCTTGGATAAGCTGGGTCTGATCCTGCGGGTTCTCAGGGCGCTGCGTGTCCTGTATGTGATGAGGCTGGTCCGTCACTCTACGGGCCTGCAGACTCTGGGTTTGACCATTCAGCGGAGCTTCACTGACTTtggcctgctgctgctctttgtgAGCGTCTCCGTGGCTCTCTTCTCTCCCCTCGTCCACCTTGCAGAGAGTGAGGTGGCACCGAATGCTGCCAAGTTACCCCACCTCAGCTTCAGCAGCATCCCGGCGTCGTACTGGTGGACCATCATCTCGGTGACCACTGTGGGGTATGGGGACATGGTGCCACTCAGCACCCCAGGACAACTGATAGCGTTAGTCGTCATCTTGTCAGGGATCCTCATCCTGTCTTTCCCTTCCACATCAATCTTCCACACCTTTAACCGCACTTACACTGAGCTGAGGGAGGAGCGCAAAAGGCAGCACAAGGAGAAGATGGATGCCGAGCTGGTCACTGAGATGGAAGAAAGCCTGAAGGAACGGGACACATGGCCTGATAACTATTCAGAGACTGACCTTTTACCTGGTCTAGAGGATCCTCATTACCTCTTCATGGCAGACATTAAAGTGTTGGCTAAGAGCACAAGTCGCCAACCTCTTATTTCTGTAGATCAGAACCTTAAGTAA